The following coding sequences are from one Beggiatoa alba B18LD window:
- a CDS encoding AAA family ATPase — MGYTLLEKLSDSVYTQIYRGYRNSDQLPIICKVLSNPHPSPKEIAQFQREYYLTRRLNSHAGFIRAYDLLAYKNTWVMVLEDIGGKALSELLKIYKNDIHQFLRFAIRLTEIVGELHQCNIIHKDINPSNIIINEKTGQIQLIDFEIATELSRETQEICSLDTLEGNLCYISPEQTGRMNRSVDYRTDLYSLGITWYEVLTGRLPFEAHDAMEWVHCHIAKIPPAPIDINPNIPYVLSAIIMRLLEKTAENRYQSTYGLQVDLHKCLVQQEETGHIENFPLASKDASSYFQITEKLYGREMEIDVLLDSFDRVSQGGAELMLVAGYSGIGKSALVHEVHKPFVKKRGYFVSGKFDQFKRNIPYDSIFQAFRGLVRQLLTESDNQLILWREKLSSYLGPNGQVLIDVVPEIEQIIGTQPPVPELSPSATRNRFNLVLLNFISAFSATQPLVIFLDDLQWADTATLQLLELLMGDEKQHHLFIIGAYRDNEVDEFHPLMLTLKNIEQLGIQVNTITLKPLALPHVMQLIADSLKSTPIEVIPVAQLCWEKTLGNPFFLNQLLHMFHHSGAIFFDKVNGTWQWHLEQMQQATISDNVIDLMVKKIKQQPPESQVVLELAACIGNQFDLKTLSIVYQKSLTETAEALWQALREELILPLGNIYKFVNKISDYNNIVTKELDSVEIDNQIGALIPLYRFIHDRVQQAAYSLIDETQKNATHLQVGRLLLENSSTVELEERLFDIVNHLNRAEKLIEQANERKRLAELNLMAGKTAKSSAAYEPALSYLQHGLSLLPADTWTTDYPLSLNLYVEATEAAFLNGDYEQMNQWAALVLQHSHDLLDKVRIYEIQIQAFMAQNQPLKAIELALDVLRLLGVFFPKKTSMLHILRDIYRARFILLGKNIEQLRHLPITTKPHDLAVMRIMNRIYSAAYIADTKQMILTSIKLMSFSVQRGNSPISAFAYASYGLILCGVIGDISTGHRFGKLALQVLEDFNANELKCRTYFMVYNFVWHWEAALEETLAPLLEAYQVGVDTGELEFAGYSIFMYCNYSFFAGHTLEELTQETAKYVMAIDQIQQQTPLYYNQIVLQTILNLRGANEQQPWLLVGEAYDETKMLPIHTHANDITALAFLYVHKIMLCYWFERYDLVVNYAEQVNPMGIASMFHSTVFHFYSALARLALMQTGDKKAQQQYARALRENVRNIKTWAKHAPMNNAHRYALIQAEQARLDKNIPKTIQYYKQAMTLAKKNHFRHEEGLICERYAHFWQQQADSNISATYIKEAFYLYQLWGATAKLEVLKLRYPELSLGIAAKSLTISQRTRTINTSNNNTRRGSASDSLDLSTIIKASRSLSEEIQLARLLKKLISIVMENAGAQHGMLLLEKNNQWYIEAHSNTQNLVIMPSHPVKKTSEQEISVLPVPLIQQVIYTRQPKIIDNAQEDNLYNTDRYIQAQQVKSILCSPVIHQGKLIAIIYLENNLSNAVFTADRLELVQLIASQLAISIENARLYANLEEKVEQRTEKLAQANQSIQELNQRLEEENQKLAVARQVALQATESKSAFLANMSHEIRTPMNAIVGITNILDETPLNEEQKEYLNIIRTSSNTLLTLINDILDFSKIEANKLILEKREFDLRVCVEDALNLISSRVAEKQLNIVYRMDANVAQSIIGDSIRLKQILINLLGNAVKFTEQGEIQLYIQAKTEDNQQQIQFTVKDTGIGIAPNHLGHLFQSFTQADASTTRKYGGTGLGLAISKRLCELMQGQIWVESELGIGSAFHFTIQATIAQNQPQQVLYDKHPRLQGKTVLLTHLLPSNQVLLQEQSQCWGMHVITDVTTALQTPIDLALIDITLGDIPEAVLKLTCPVIALTNLYVKTQRQSLAFACLTKPIRPRRLLDVYLQALEAVSPTPMNQTQPVAIPEPVTLPTPAVTNISSLNILLVDDNAVNRKVGLLQLKKLGYQADTATDGLDALTVLRAKNYDIVLMDMQMPKMDGLEATRIIIETWQESERPWIIAMTANAMKEDREKCFAAGMQDYITKPVLAADLQLAIERAKEARQQLMMNAS; from the coding sequence TTGGGTTACACATTACTTGAAAAGTTATCAGATAGTGTTTATACACAAATTTATCGAGGATATCGTAATAGTGATCAATTACCTATTATTTGCAAAGTGTTAAGTAATCCTCATCCATCACCGAAAGAAATTGCGCAATTTCAACGCGAGTATTATTTAACCCGTCGCTTAAACAGTCATGCGGGGTTTATCCGTGCCTATGATTTGCTTGCCTATAAAAATACATGGGTCATGGTACTTGAAGATATTGGCGGTAAAGCCCTGAGCGAGCTTTTAAAGATTTATAAAAATGATATTCATCAATTTTTACGATTTGCCATTCGTCTCACCGAAATTGTAGGAGAATTGCATCAATGTAATATTATTCATAAAGATATTAACCCTTCTAATATTATTATTAATGAAAAAACAGGACAAATACAATTAATTGATTTTGAAATTGCGACAGAATTATCACGCGAAACGCAAGAGATTTGCAGTTTAGATACCCTAGAAGGCAACTTATGCTACATATCCCCTGAACAAACAGGGCGGATGAATCGTAGCGTTGATTATCGAACCGATTTATATTCTCTAGGCATTACATGGTATGAAGTCTTAACAGGACGGTTGCCCTTTGAAGCCCATGACGCAATGGAATGGGTGCATTGTCACATCGCCAAAATTCCCCCCGCGCCCATCGATATTAATCCTAATATTCCCTATGTCTTATCAGCGATTATCATGCGGTTATTGGAAAAAACGGCTGAAAATCGTTATCAAAGTACATACGGTTTACAAGTAGATTTACACAAATGTCTCGTCCAGCAAGAAGAAACGGGGCATATAGAAAATTTTCCCCTTGCCAGTAAAGATGCCTCCAGCTATTTCCAAATCACCGAAAAACTATACGGACGTGAGATGGAAATTGATGTATTGCTGGATAGTTTTGACCGTGTCAGTCAGGGGGGAGCAGAATTAATGCTGGTTGCAGGCTATTCAGGGATAGGGAAGTCCGCATTAGTACACGAGGTACATAAACCCTTTGTAAAAAAACGCGGGTATTTTGTCAGTGGGAAATTTGACCAATTTAAACGCAATATTCCCTATGATTCTATTTTCCAAGCCTTTCGCGGTTTAGTGCGCCAATTATTAACTGAAAGCGACAATCAGTTAATCCTGTGGCGCGAAAAATTAAGCAGTTATTTAGGTCCTAATGGACAAGTTCTTATCGATGTCGTCCCTGAAATTGAGCAAATCATTGGCACGCAACCGCCCGTCCCTGAATTATCCCCCAGTGCGACCCGTAACCGTTTTAATCTCGTTTTACTCAATTTCATCAGTGCTTTTTCAGCAACTCAGCCCCTCGTTATTTTCCTAGACGACTTACAGTGGGCGGATACGGCAACCCTGCAATTATTAGAATTATTAATGGGCGATGAAAAACAGCATCATCTTTTTATTATTGGTGCATATCGTGACAATGAAGTTGATGAATTTCATCCCTTAATGCTTACGCTCAAAAACATTGAGCAGTTAGGCATACAAGTCAATACCATTACCCTTAAACCGCTTGCTTTACCGCATGTGATGCAGTTAATTGCCGATAGTTTGAAATCAACCCCGATAGAAGTTATTCCTGTCGCTCAATTATGCTGGGAAAAAACCTTAGGCAATCCATTCTTTTTAAATCAATTGCTCCATATGTTTCATCATTCAGGAGCAATCTTTTTCGATAAAGTCAATGGAACATGGCAATGGCATTTAGAGCAAATGCAACAAGCCACTATTAGCGATAATGTCATTGATTTAATGGTGAAAAAAATCAAACAACAACCGCCTGAAAGTCAAGTTGTTTTAGAGCTTGCAGCGTGTATTGGTAATCAATTTGATTTAAAAACCCTCTCTATCGTTTATCAAAAATCGTTGACAGAAACAGCAGAAGCATTATGGCAAGCTTTGCGAGAAGAATTAATTTTGCCATTAGGCAATATTTATAAATTTGTTAATAAAATCAGTGATTATAATAATATTGTTACAAAAGAATTAGATTCTGTAGAAATTGATAATCAAATCGGCGCATTAATTCCGCTTTACCGTTTCATCCATGACCGTGTACAACAAGCCGCTTATTCACTTATCGATGAAACGCAAAAAAACGCCACACATCTACAAGTTGGACGATTATTGCTAGAAAACAGCTCAACCGTTGAATTAGAAGAACGCTTATTTGATATTGTCAACCATTTAAACCGCGCTGAAAAACTGATTGAACAAGCCAACGAGCGCAAACGTCTCGCCGAATTAAATTTAATGGCGGGAAAAACCGCAAAAAGCTCCGCAGCTTACGAGCCTGCACTGTCCTACTTACAACATGGCTTATCTTTGCTACCCGCAGATACGTGGACAACAGATTACCCCCTCAGCCTGAATTTATATGTAGAAGCCACTGAAGCCGCTTTTTTAAATGGCGATTATGAACAAATGAATCAGTGGGCAGCATTGGTTTTACAACATTCCCATGATTTATTAGATAAAGTTAGAATTTACGAAATTCAAATTCAGGCATTTATGGCGCAAAATCAGCCATTAAAAGCCATTGAATTGGCATTAGATGTTTTACGTCTGCTAGGTGTTTTCTTTCCTAAAAAAACCAGTATGTTGCATATATTGCGAGATATTTACCGTGCACGCTTTATCTTATTGGGTAAAAATATCGAGCAACTACGTCATTTACCCATCACGACCAAACCGCACGACTTAGCCGTTATGCGGATTATGAATCGTATCTATTCCGCCGCTTATATCGCAGATACGAAACAAATGATTTTAACGTCGATTAAATTGATGAGTTTTTCGGTACAACGGGGAAATAGTCCTATTTCAGCGTTTGCCTACGCGAGTTATGGTCTGATTTTATGCGGCGTTATTGGAGACATCAGCACGGGGCATCGTTTTGGCAAACTCGCGTTACAAGTTTTAGAAGATTTTAACGCCAACGAGTTAAAATGCCGAACCTATTTCATGGTTTACAATTTCGTCTGGCACTGGGAGGCTGCATTAGAAGAAACCTTAGCCCCGCTATTAGAAGCCTATCAAGTCGGTGTCGATACAGGCGAATTAGAATTCGCAGGCTATTCGATTTTCATGTATTGCAATTACAGCTTTTTTGCAGGACACACGCTCGAAGAATTGACGCAAGAAACTGCAAAATATGTCATGGCAATCGACCAAATCCAGCAACAAACACCTTTATATTACAATCAGATTGTTCTACAAACGATTTTAAATTTACGGGGTGCTAATGAACAACAACCGTGGTTATTAGTCGGTGAAGCCTACGACGAAACCAAAATGCTACCGATTCATACCCATGCAAATGACATTACTGCATTAGCATTTTTATACGTACATAAAATTATGTTGTGCTACTGGTTTGAACGGTATGACCTTGTTGTTAACTATGCAGAACAAGTCAACCCGATGGGGATTGCCTCCATGTTTCATAGCACTGTTTTCCACTTTTACAGTGCCTTAGCTCGCCTCGCCTTAATGCAAACAGGCGATAAAAAAGCCCAACAACAATATGCCCGTGCATTACGCGAAAATGTGAGAAATATTAAAACATGGGCAAAACATGCTCCCATGAATAACGCCCACCGTTACGCCCTGATTCAAGCAGAACAAGCGCGTTTAGATAAAAATATTCCTAAAACAATTCAATACTATAAGCAGGCAATGACCTTGGCGAAGAAAAATCATTTTCGTCACGAAGAAGGCTTAATTTGTGAACGCTATGCCCATTTTTGGCAACAACAAGCGGATAGCAATATCAGTGCGACTTATATCAAAGAAGCCTTTTACCTCTATCAACTTTGGGGAGCTACCGCAAAACTAGAAGTATTAAAGCTCCGCTACCCAGAACTAAGCTTAGGAATAGCCGCGAAATCGCTGACGATTTCACAACGCACTCGGACGATTAACACCAGCAATAATAATACTCGTCGCGGTTCTGCATCAGATAGCCTTGATTTAAGTACAATTATCAAAGCCTCGCGCAGTTTATCGGAAGAAATACAATTAGCCCGCTTACTTAAAAAATTAATCAGCATCGTCATGGAAAATGCGGGGGCGCAACATGGGATGCTCTTACTCGAGAAAAATAACCAGTGGTATATCGAAGCGCATAGTAACACGCAAAATTTAGTCATCATGCCTTCGCACCCTGTCAAAAAGACTTCAGAACAAGAAATTTCTGTGTTACCTGTGCCTTTAATTCAACAGGTTATTTATACCCGTCAACCTAAAATTATTGATAATGCACAAGAAGATAATTTATATAACACGGATCGTTATATACAAGCTCAACAAGTTAAATCAATTCTTTGTAGCCCTGTGATTCATCAGGGAAAACTGATTGCTATTATTTATTTAGAAAATAATCTCAGTAATGCTGTTTTTACGGCTGACCGTTTAGAACTCGTACAACTTATTGCAAGTCAACTGGCTATTTCTATAGAGAATGCACGGCTATATGCCAATTTAGAGGAAAAAGTCGAACAGCGGACAGAAAAACTTGCTCAAGCTAATCAATCTATTCAAGAATTAAATCAACGTTTAGAAGAGGAAAATCAAAAACTAGCCGTTGCTCGACAAGTGGCCTTACAAGCAACCGAATCCAAATCTGCATTTTTAGCAAATATGAGCCATGAAATTCGTACTCCCATGAATGCAATTGTCGGAATTACCAATATTTTAGATGAAACACCGCTGAATGAAGAACAAAAAGAATATTTAAATATCATTCGTACCAGTAGCAATACCTTACTGACCTTAATTAATGACATTTTAGATTTTTCAAAAATTGAAGCAAATAAATTAATTTTAGAAAAACGTGAGTTTGATTTACGTGTTTGCGTTGAAGATGCCCTGAATTTAATCAGTAGCCGAGTTGCAGAAAAACAACTTAACATTGTCTATCGGATGGATGCCAACGTAGCACAAAGCATCATTGGCGACAGCATTCGTTTAAAACAGATTTTGATTAACCTTCTCGGTAATGCGGTCAAATTTACCGAACAAGGGGAAATACAACTATATATACAAGCTAAAACTGAAGATAATCAACAACAAATTCAATTCACTGTTAAAGATACAGGCATCGGCATTGCCCCAAACCATCTGGGACATCTATTCCAATCCTTCACCCAAGCCGATGCATCAACAACGCGCAAATACGGCGGTACAGGACTAGGACTTGCGATAAGCAAACGTCTATGTGAACTTATGCAAGGACAAATCTGGGTTGAAAGCGAGTTAGGAATTGGCTCAGCATTTCATTTTACGATTCAAGCAACGATAGCACAAAATCAGCCACAACAAGTTTTATACGATAAACATCCCCGTTTACAAGGTAAAACAGTTTTACTCACCCACTTACTGCCCAGCAATCAAGTCTTACTACAAGAACAAAGCCAATGCTGGGGAATGCATGTGATTACTGACGTTACCACAGCACTACAAACTCCCATCGATTTAGCCCTGATAGACATTACACTGGGCGATATTCCTGAAGCCGTATTGAAACTAACCTGCCCTGTGATTGCGCTCACCAATTTATATGTAAAAACCCAACGTCAATCATTAGCCTTTGCCTGCTTAACGAAACCAATCCGTCCTAGACGTTTACTAGATGTTTACTTACAAGCCTTAGAAGCTGTCTCACCAACCCCCATGAATCAAACACAACCTGTTGCTATTCCTGAACCTGTCACCCTGCCAACGCCTGCCGTTACCAATATTAGCTCTTTAAACATTCTGCTAGTAGATGACAATGCCGTTAATCGCAAAGTTGGATTACTACAACTTAAAAAACTGGGTTATCAAGCAGATACCGCAACAGATGGCTTAGATGCATTAACCGTATTACGTGCAAAAAACTACGACATTGTACTGATGGACATGCAAATGCCAAAAATGGATGGGTTAGAAGCAACACGCATTATTATTGAAACGTGGCAAGAATCAGAGCGACCTTGGATTATTGCCATGACAGCCAATGCCATGAAAGAAGACCGTGAAAAATGTTTCGCTGCGGGTATGCAAGACTACATCACAAAACCTGTACTCGCGGCTGACTTACAACTTGCGATAGAACGAGCCAAAGAAGCACGCCAACAATTAATGATGAATGCCTCTTAA
- a CDS encoding transposase: protein MKNTCLASRQSKGFCFYKATNGIKRHLAVDSLGLPLFTRCTKANINDDLGLIELFKENIDYFRNKPLEMPKTTILLDNGYHPVRIQEALEKIYPDILSKIQFELSPKPNKQEKLAQGKTGFVPVKARWVVERSNAWVERCKSLVKNFERTLENANAKLKLCFIRLMIKRIASF, encoded by the coding sequence GTGAAAAATACTTGTCTGGCGAGTCGTCAAAGTAAAGGCTTCTGCTTTTACAAAGCTACCAATGGAATTAAAAGACACTTAGCCGTTGATAGTTTAGGCTTGCCCTTGTTTACACGCTGTACAAAAGCCAATATCAATGATGACCTAGGATTGATTGAGCTGTTCAAGGAGAATATCGATTACTTCAGGAACAAACCTTTAGAGATGCCTAAAACGACAATTCTCTTGGATAATGGCTATCATCCTGTGCGTATTCAGGAAGCGTTAGAAAAAATTTATCCTGATATTCTGAGTAAAATCCAGTTTGAGTTATCTCCCAAGCCCAATAAGCAAGAAAAGTTAGCACAAGGTAAGACAGGCTTTGTACCTGTTAAAGCAAGATGGGTAGTAGAACGTTCTAATGCTTGGGTTGAGCGATGTAAGTCCTTAGTTAAGAACTTTGAACGGACTCTTGAGAATGCTAATGCTAAACTGAAACTGTGTTTTATCAGACTCATGATTAAACGAATCGCTTCTTTTTAA
- a CDS encoding transposase: MKKQNKKSPYTSSLTDAEWAVVEPLLNALLPKKKLTCPHKWGYRLLFDAMLYQLKNGCHWGDLPKDFPPYSTVYWHYKQWRASGVIDKLMIGLHENARTQSKKTLNIQA, translated from the coding sequence ATGAAAAAACAAAACAAAAAGAGTCCTTACACAAGTAGCCTAACAGATGCAGAATGGGCAGTGGTTGAACCCCTCTTAAATGCGTTATTGCCCAAAAAAAAGCTTACCTGTCCGCATAAATGGGGCTATCGCCTGCTATTTGATGCAATGCTTTATCAGCTCAAAAATGGCTGCCATTGGGGCGACCTTCCTAAAGACTTCCCTCCCTATTCAACGGTTTATTGGCATTATAAACAATGGCGGGCTTCGGGAGTTATCGATAAACTGATGATAGGCTTACATGAAAATGCCCGCACGCAATCAAAAAAAACGCTCAATATACAAGCCTAA